Proteins encoded within one genomic window of Budorcas taxicolor isolate Tak-1 chromosome 12, Takin1.1, whole genome shotgun sequence:
- the HSPH1 gene encoding heat shock protein 105 kDa isoform X2: MSVVGLDVGSQSCYIAVARAGGIETIANEFSDRCTPSVISFGSKNRTIGVAAKNQQITHANNTVSNFKRFHGRAFNDPFIQKEKENLSYDLVPMKNGGVGIKVMYMDEEHLFSVEQITAMLLTKLKETAENNLKKPVTDCVISVPSFFTDAERRSVLDAAQIVGLNCLRLMNDMTAVALNYGIYKQDLPSLDEKPRIVVFVDMGHSAFQVSACAFNKGKLKVLGTAFDPFLGGKNFDAKLVEHFCAEFKTKYKLDAKSKIRALLRLYQECEKLKKLMSSNSTDLPLNIECFMNDKDVSGKMNRAQFEELCADLLQKIEVPLYLLMEQTQLKVEDVSAVEIVGGTTRIPAVKEKIAKFFGKDVSTTLNADEAVARGCALQCAILSPAFKVREFSVTDAVPFPISLVWSHDSEDAEGVHEVFSRNHAAPFSKVLTFLRSGPFELEALYSDPQGVPYPEAKIGRFIVQNVSAQKDGEKSRVKVKVRVNTHGIFTISTASMVEKVPAEENDVSSLEADMDCQNQRPPENPDAEANEKKVDQPPEAKKPKIKVVNVELPIEANLVWQLGKDLLNMYIETEGKMIMQDKLEKERNDAKNAVEEYVYEFRDKLCGPYEKFICEQDHQKFLRLLTETENWLYEEGEDQAKQAYVDKLEELTKIGTPIKVRFQEAEERPKIFEELGQRLQHYAKIAADFRNNDEKYNHIDESEMKKVEKSVNEVMEWMNNVMNAQAKKSLDQDPVVRAQEIRAKIKELNNTCEPVVTQPKPKIESPKLERTPNGPSTDKKEEDLDGKNNFSAEPPHQNGECYPNEKSSINMDLD; encoded by the exons ATGTCGGTGGTGGGGCTGGACGTGGGCTCGCAGAGCTGCTATATCGCGGTGGCCCGGGCAGGGGGCATCGAGACCATCGCCAACGAGTTCAGCGACCGGTGCACCCC atcagtcatatcatttggaTCAAAAAACAGAACGATTGGAGTTGCAGCCAAAAATCAG caaatcACTCACGCAAACAATACAGTGTCTAATTTTAAGAGGTTTCATGGCCGAGCATTCAATGACCCTTTCAttcaaaaggagaaggaaaacttAAGTTATGATCTGGTTCCAATGAAGAATGGTGGAGTTGGAATAAAG GTGATGTACATGGATGAAGAACATCTGTTCAGTGTGGAGCAGATCACAGCCATGCTGTTGACTAAGTTAAAAGAAACTGCTGAAAACAACCTCAAGAAGCCAGTAACAGATTGTGTTATTTCA GTCCCTTCTTTCTTCACAGATGCTGAGAGGCGATCTGTCTTAGATGCTGCACAGATTGTTGGCTTAAACTGCTTAAGACTCATGAATGACATGACAGCTG TTGCTTTGAATTATGGGATTTATAAGCAGGATCTCCCAAGCCTGGATGAGAAGCCTCGAATAGTGGTTTTTGTTGATATGGGGCATTCAGCTTTTCAAGTCTCTGCCTGTGCCTTTAACAAGGGAAAATTGAAG GTACTGGGAACAGCTTTTGATCCTTTCTTAGgaggaaaaaactttgatgcaaAGTTAGTGGAACATTTTTGTGCAGAATTTAAAACTAAGTACAAGTTGGATGCAAAATCCAAAATTCGAGCACTCCTTCGTCTGTATCAGGAgtgtgaaaaattgaaaaagctGATGAGCTCTAACAGCACAGACCTACCACTGAACATTGAGTGCTTCATGAATGACAAAGATGTTTCCGGAAAGATGAACAG GGCACAATTTGAAGAGCTCTGTGCTGACTTACTGCAGAAGATAGAAGTTCCCCTTTATTTGCTGATGGAACAAACTCAGCTCAAAGTAGAGGATGTGAGTGCTGTTGAGATAGTTGGAGGCACTACACGAATTCCAGCCGTGAAAGAAAAAATCGCCAAATTCTTTGGGAAAGATGTCAGTACAACGCTCAATGCGGATGAAGCAGTGGCCAGAGGGTGTGCGCTGCAG tgTGCAATCCTTTCCCCAGCGTTTAAAGTTAGAGAATTTTCTGTCACTGATGCAGTTCCTTTCCCAATATCTCTGGTCTGGAGCCACGATTCAGAAGATGCTGAAGG tGTCCATGAAGTGTTCAGTAGAAACCACGCTGCTCCTTTCTCCAAAGTTCTCACGTTCTTAAGAAGTGGGCCTTTTGAGCTGGAAGCTTTGTATTCTGATCCTCAAGGAGTTCCATATCCGGAAGCAAAAATAG GCCGATTCATTGTTCAGAATGTTTCAGCACAGAAGGATGGAGAAAAATCTCGCGTGAAAGTCAAAGTGCGAGTCAATACCCACGGCATTTTCACCATCTCTACAGCGTCTATGGTGGAGAAGGTCCCAGCCGAGGAGAACGATGTGTCTTCTCTTGAAGCCGACATGGACTGCCAGAATCAGAGGCCACCAGAAAACCCAGATGCCGAG GCTAATGAGAAGAAAGTTGACCAACCTCCAGAAGCtaaaaaacccaaaataaagGTGGTGAATGTTGAGTTGCCTATTGAAGCCAACTTGGTCTGGCAGTTAGGGAAAGACCTTCTGAACATGTATATTGAAACAGAG GGTAAGATGATAATGCAGGATAAATTGGAAAAGGAGAGAAACGACGCTAAGAATGCGGTGGAGGAGTATGTGTACGAGTTCAGAGACAAGCTGTGTGGACCGTACGAAAAGTTTATATGCGAACAG GATCATCAGAAGTTTTTGAGGCTGCTCACAGAGACTGAGAACTGGCTCTATGAGGAGGGGGAGGACCAGGCTAAGCAGGCGTACGTGGACAAGCTGGAAGAACTAACG AAAATCGGCACTCCAATTAAAGTTCGGTTTCAAGAAGCTGAAGAAAGGccgaaaatatttgaagaactaGGACAGAGGCTGCAGCACTATGCCAAGATAGCAGCTGACTTTAGAAATAAT GATGAGAAATACAACCATATTGATGAGTCTGAGATGAAAAAGGTTGAGAAGTCTGTTAATGAAGTGATGGAGTGGATGAATAATGTCATGAATGCCCAGGCTAAAAAGAGTCTTGATCAAGATCCCGTTGTGCGTGCTCAGGAAATCAGAGCGAAAATAAAG gAGTTGAATAACACTTGTGAACCTGTTGTAACACAACCCAAACCAAAAATCGAATCGCCCAAACTGGAAAGAACTCCAAATGGCCCAAGTACTGATAAAAAGGAAGAGGACTTAGATGGCAAAAACAATTTCAGTGCTGAACCTCCACATCAGAATGGAGAATGTTACCCTAACGAGAAGAGTTCCATTAATATGGACTTGGACTAG
- the HSPH1 gene encoding heat shock protein 105 kDa isoform X1, giving the protein MSVVGLDVGSQSCYIAVARAGGIETIANEFSDRCTPSVISFGSKNRTIGVAAKNQQITHANNTVSNFKRFHGRAFNDPFIQKEKENLSYDLVPMKNGGVGIKVMYMDEEHLFSVEQITAMLLTKLKETAENNLKKPVTDCVISVPSFFTDAERRSVLDAAQIVGLNCLRLMNDMTAVALNYGIYKQDLPSLDEKPRIVVFVDMGHSAFQVSACAFNKGKLKVLGTAFDPFLGGKNFDAKLVEHFCAEFKTKYKLDAKSKIRALLRLYQECEKLKKLMSSNSTDLPLNIECFMNDKDVSGKMNRAQFEELCADLLQKIEVPLYLLMEQTQLKVEDVSAVEIVGGTTRIPAVKEKIAKFFGKDVSTTLNADEAVARGCALQCAILSPAFKVREFSVTDAVPFPISLVWSHDSEDAEGVHEVFSRNHAAPFSKVLTFLRSGPFELEALYSDPQGVPYPEAKIGRFIVQNVSAQKDGEKSRVKVKVRVNTHGIFTISTASMVEKVPAEENDVSSLEADMDCQNQRPPENPDAEKNIQQDNNEAGTQPQVQTDGHQTSQSPPSPELTSEENKIPDADKANEKKVDQPPEAKKPKIKVVNVELPIEANLVWQLGKDLLNMYIETEGKMIMQDKLEKERNDAKNAVEEYVYEFRDKLCGPYEKFICEQDHQKFLRLLTETENWLYEEGEDQAKQAYVDKLEELTKIGTPIKVRFQEAEERPKIFEELGQRLQHYAKIAADFRNNDEKYNHIDESEMKKVEKSVNEVMEWMNNVMNAQAKKSLDQDPVVRAQEIRAKIKELNNTCEPVVTQPKPKIESPKLERTPNGPSTDKKEEDLDGKNNFSAEPPHQNGECYPNEKSSINMDLD; this is encoded by the exons ATGTCGGTGGTGGGGCTGGACGTGGGCTCGCAGAGCTGCTATATCGCGGTGGCCCGGGCAGGGGGCATCGAGACCATCGCCAACGAGTTCAGCGACCGGTGCACCCC atcagtcatatcatttggaTCAAAAAACAGAACGATTGGAGTTGCAGCCAAAAATCAG caaatcACTCACGCAAACAATACAGTGTCTAATTTTAAGAGGTTTCATGGCCGAGCATTCAATGACCCTTTCAttcaaaaggagaaggaaaacttAAGTTATGATCTGGTTCCAATGAAGAATGGTGGAGTTGGAATAAAG GTGATGTACATGGATGAAGAACATCTGTTCAGTGTGGAGCAGATCACAGCCATGCTGTTGACTAAGTTAAAAGAAACTGCTGAAAACAACCTCAAGAAGCCAGTAACAGATTGTGTTATTTCA GTCCCTTCTTTCTTCACAGATGCTGAGAGGCGATCTGTCTTAGATGCTGCACAGATTGTTGGCTTAAACTGCTTAAGACTCATGAATGACATGACAGCTG TTGCTTTGAATTATGGGATTTATAAGCAGGATCTCCCAAGCCTGGATGAGAAGCCTCGAATAGTGGTTTTTGTTGATATGGGGCATTCAGCTTTTCAAGTCTCTGCCTGTGCCTTTAACAAGGGAAAATTGAAG GTACTGGGAACAGCTTTTGATCCTTTCTTAGgaggaaaaaactttgatgcaaAGTTAGTGGAACATTTTTGTGCAGAATTTAAAACTAAGTACAAGTTGGATGCAAAATCCAAAATTCGAGCACTCCTTCGTCTGTATCAGGAgtgtgaaaaattgaaaaagctGATGAGCTCTAACAGCACAGACCTACCACTGAACATTGAGTGCTTCATGAATGACAAAGATGTTTCCGGAAAGATGAACAG GGCACAATTTGAAGAGCTCTGTGCTGACTTACTGCAGAAGATAGAAGTTCCCCTTTATTTGCTGATGGAACAAACTCAGCTCAAAGTAGAGGATGTGAGTGCTGTTGAGATAGTTGGAGGCACTACACGAATTCCAGCCGTGAAAGAAAAAATCGCCAAATTCTTTGGGAAAGATGTCAGTACAACGCTCAATGCGGATGAAGCAGTGGCCAGAGGGTGTGCGCTGCAG tgTGCAATCCTTTCCCCAGCGTTTAAAGTTAGAGAATTTTCTGTCACTGATGCAGTTCCTTTCCCAATATCTCTGGTCTGGAGCCACGATTCAGAAGATGCTGAAGG tGTCCATGAAGTGTTCAGTAGAAACCACGCTGCTCCTTTCTCCAAAGTTCTCACGTTCTTAAGAAGTGGGCCTTTTGAGCTGGAAGCTTTGTATTCTGATCCTCAAGGAGTTCCATATCCGGAAGCAAAAATAG GCCGATTCATTGTTCAGAATGTTTCAGCACAGAAGGATGGAGAAAAATCTCGCGTGAAAGTCAAAGTGCGAGTCAATACCCACGGCATTTTCACCATCTCTACAGCGTCTATGGTGGAGAAGGTCCCAGCCGAGGAGAACGATGTGTCTTCTCTTGAAGCCGACATGGACTGCCAGAATCAGAGGCCACCAGAAAACCCAGATGCCGAG aaaaatatccagCAAGACAACAATGAAGCTGGAACACAGCCCCAGGTACAAACTGATGGTCATCAAACCTCACAGTCTCCCCCTTCACCTGAACTTacctcagaagaaaacaaaatcccaGATGCTGACAAA GCTAATGAGAAGAAAGTTGACCAACCTCCAGAAGCtaaaaaacccaaaataaagGTGGTGAATGTTGAGTTGCCTATTGAAGCCAACTTGGTCTGGCAGTTAGGGAAAGACCTTCTGAACATGTATATTGAAACAGAG GGTAAGATGATAATGCAGGATAAATTGGAAAAGGAGAGAAACGACGCTAAGAATGCGGTGGAGGAGTATGTGTACGAGTTCAGAGACAAGCTGTGTGGACCGTACGAAAAGTTTATATGCGAACAG GATCATCAGAAGTTTTTGAGGCTGCTCACAGAGACTGAGAACTGGCTCTATGAGGAGGGGGAGGACCAGGCTAAGCAGGCGTACGTGGACAAGCTGGAAGAACTAACG AAAATCGGCACTCCAATTAAAGTTCGGTTTCAAGAAGCTGAAGAAAGGccgaaaatatttgaagaactaGGACAGAGGCTGCAGCACTATGCCAAGATAGCAGCTGACTTTAGAAATAAT GATGAGAAATACAACCATATTGATGAGTCTGAGATGAAAAAGGTTGAGAAGTCTGTTAATGAAGTGATGGAGTGGATGAATAATGTCATGAATGCCCAGGCTAAAAAGAGTCTTGATCAAGATCCCGTTGTGCGTGCTCAGGAAATCAGAGCGAAAATAAAG gAGTTGAATAACACTTGTGAACCTGTTGTAACACAACCCAAACCAAAAATCGAATCGCCCAAACTGGAAAGAACTCCAAATGGCCCAAGTACTGATAAAAAGGAAGAGGACTTAGATGGCAAAAACAATTTCAGTGCTGAACCTCCACATCAGAATGGAGAATGTTACCCTAACGAGAAGAGTTCCATTAATATGGACTTGGACTAG